The sequence GAGGATAAAAACAGATGAATGCTAAAGAGATATTTTTAGATTTAGTAAGTAAAGTAGTAAAAGGACAAGTTTCCTTAGATGAGGCAATAGCAGAAGTTCATAGTCAAAGGATAAAACCCTGGCTGGAGAAAGAGGCAGTGTTAAATCTGGAGCAAACAATCAATAGCCTGGCTAACCAATCTCCACCACAGGCATATTACCTTGCTACCCTTAACTATGAATCAGCAAAGATAATAGGTCATAGTCTTCTTAGAGCTCATTCTACATTTATCTTAGCCAGTCTATCGTTGCGGCTTGCAAGGTATCATCAGGCTATCAAACTCTATGAAGAGGCATTACCCATATTTGAAGGATTAAATGAGAGACAGGCAGCGGGAGCAATTACTGGCAACATAGGTCATGCCTATTTCTCCTTAGGTCAATATCAGAAGGCGATTGAATATGATGAAGAGGCACTGAAGATAGCCAGAGAGATTGGAGATAGAATGGATGAAGGAACTGAGCTTGGCAACTTAGGTATTGCCTATCGTTCTTTAGGTCAATATCAGAAGGCGATTGAATATTTTGAAGAGGCACTGAAGATAGCTAAGGAGATTGGAGATAGGCAGGGTGAAGGAAGTCGTCTTGGCAACTTAGGTAATGCTTATTACTCTTCAGGTCAATACCAGAAGGCGATTGAATATTTTGAAGAGGCACTAAAAATAGCCAGGGAGATTGGAGATAGGCAAGCCGAAGAAGACTGGATTGATAATCTGGGTAATGTTTTCCTTTCCTTAAAGGAATATCAAAAGGCAATAGACCACTATGAAGAAGCAAGAAAGATAGCTGAGGGACTGGGGGACGAGTTAGGGATTGGTTTCACGATTGGTCAACTTGGTAGAGTTCATGAAGAGAAGGGAGAGTATCAATCAGCCATCAGGAATTATCTTCAAGCATCTTCAGTATTCAGGAAACTTAACTCCCCACATCTTGAAAATACACTCGACTACCTTAATAGACTAAAAGGGTCTTTAGGCAAGGAGAGATTTGAGCAGTATATTAGGGAAATTCAAAGGGAGATGTAAGTATGGATTCGATTAGAGCCGAAATTAAAGAGCTTCTACCAATATTGGAGGAAAGAGAAAGAAGAAGAATTAAAGAGTTAGTAAAAGACCATCCGGAAGTTAATATGAATATAACTGTAATAAATATGACTGTGAACATTCCCACTTTACCAACAACCTCAAAACCAGCCGAGATAGAGACTATGGGGATTATTGAACAATCCACTAACTTCTTTAAACCAACAAGGTATGAAAGTGGGTTTATTGGAGAGAATTTAAGATTAGAGGAGTTTTCTTCCCTTACGGAGGAGCAAAAGATTCAGTTAGACTCTCTCCTGTGGGAAAAGAACAAAGATTGGCTTAATAAAAAATTTCAGGAATTAAATGCCGCCTGGATATCTGTAGTGAACGGAGTAATAGTTAAATCTTCTCCAGATATTTGTGAATATCCACAGAGAAAAGAAATATTAAAACTCTGTGAGGAAAAGGCAAAATTCCCATTTCTTTTTATAAATGACTACTTTTTTATGATTGAAGAAGGGGCTTCTATATGGAGTAAAACCTCAGGCGCACCAGATGACCATTATCCAACAACAGAAATTCAAATCGCATCTCTAACAACAACAGTTAAACTACCTTGTGACCTTGATACTGGAACTTATCTACTATTTGTAGATAGGGAAAGATTAATATCTGAAGGGTTAATTACTCCTCATCTTCTGGAAGAAGAAGGAAAGATTTATCAAGGTAGTCATTTAAATGAGATATATAAAGGTTATATGATAAACACTTTTTCTGTGGGTATAATATTAGAAGATGGTAAGGTTATAAAGAAAAATTCATTTCCTGTAATCTGTGTAACAAATTGGGGTAAAAGCCCTTTTGTAAAAATAAATAAAAATAGATGTGGATTGGTAGGAAGAGGATTATTTCTAAATTTAAAACGAGTTATTCTCCTTGATTTTAGCCTTTGGGAGACAAAAATTTTCTAATCCTACAACCTTTTGATTTGCAAATACTGACAAACTTTTATTTAAAAAAATCCGTAACCGTTCAGGTGGTAATTTATGTCTGTGCGGTGAACAGTTACAGATTTTTTATGGAATGGTAAAAAATGAATAAAGAAGGTTATCCTTTTGTTGAGATAGAGAGAAAATGGCAAAAATTCTGGGAAGAAAACCAGATTTTTAAAACTATATCTTCTAAAAAAAAACCTAAATATTATTGTCTTGAGATGTTTCCTTACCCATCTGGCAAGATTCATATGGGGCATGTGCGCAATTATGCCATTGGTGATGTCATTGCCCGATTTAAAAGGATGCAAGGATATGAGATTTTGCATCCGATGGGTTGGGATGCCTTTGGTCTGCCCGCAGAAAATGCCGCTTTAGAAAAAGGTGTTCATCCCGCAAAATGGACACTCCAAAATATCGAATATATGCGAGGCCAATTGAAAAAATTAGGTTTTTCTTATGATTGGAATCGCGAAATTGCCACCTGCTCTCAAGATTATTACAAATGGAATCAATGGCTATTCCTGAAGTTTTATGAAAAAG comes from bacterium and encodes:
- a CDS encoding tetratricopeptide repeat protein — translated: MNAKEIFLDLVSKVVKGQVSLDEAIAEVHSQRIKPWLEKEAVLNLEQTINSLANQSPPQAYYLATLNYESAKIIGHSLLRAHSTFILASLSLRLARYHQAIKLYEEALPIFEGLNERQAAGAITGNIGHAYFSLGQYQKAIEYDEEALKIAREIGDRMDEGTELGNLGIAYRSLGQYQKAIEYFEEALKIAKEIGDRQGEGSRLGNLGNAYYSSGQYQKAIEYFEEALKIAREIGDRQAEEDWIDNLGNVFLSLKEYQKAIDHYEEARKIAEGLGDELGIGFTIGQLGRVHEEKGEYQSAIRNYLQASSVFRKLNSPHLENTLDYLNRLKGSLGKERFEQYIREIQREM